The Gossypium arboreum isolate Shixiya-1 chromosome 4, ASM2569848v2, whole genome shotgun sequence DNA segment AAACATAATTTGAAGGAGCTAAAACTTGAATTTTCAAGAATTGTAATCTAAGCTCAATTCTGAGCACTTATCTAGAACTAGAAATACTAATAGCATTTTTCATGAAATAGTTAACTTTGGTCTATGTTTCCAAGACTCAAGAGATATGGAAAGTGCCTACTTACACTTGGTGCTCTGTTCTTAGCCGATTCACATTCTTAAGTCGGGGTGTGGGAATAGATGCAGCTTCTGCTGTTAAAGCAACTAAAGCCTTTGACATATCCCCTTCTTGAAGTTCCATGTTATTTTGCATGTAGTTCTGCAAAGTCTGAGTGAACTCTTCCATGTTAAGCTTGATTGTAGGAATTTCATCAGGGTCTTCCGAGAACATGTCCTCAATGTCATTTTCTGCTACTTGTGTGCACTCAGGTTCTGGACTTGCTGGCTCTTCAATAATAGGGTCACATTTATTAATGGTGGATGCGGCTTGTAACTGTTGGTTTGCTTCAGACTGATAGTTCCTGTCTGATAGTTCATTTGGCTGCGGTAAGGGCAGAGCCAGTTGATCAATGATCACAGCTGGATTTCGATCAGATGTTCCATTTTCAGTAGCACTGACAATGCTTTTCTCCTCAGGCCCCGGCAGGGCAAGCCTGGCACTGCATCAATATGGTTTGTGGGTAAGTCAATGCAGAGCATGCTAGAGGAAAATAAATTGGTTGACAGTTGCCCTATTTGTGGAACAGCTGCTTATCTAAGAAAACCACATATCTTGTGCTTGTCAAATTCTTTTATCTGTACAATGACTTTATATCATGATCTATTTGTAGATTTAGTTGATTATTTGGCTTCTTAGGGCTTGAGGTTTAGCTGAGCTTTAGGATGGGTACAGAAACTGTTCTAGATGGTTGCAGACTGACACAATATGATCTTGTGTAACTGGAAGTACAACTAAAAAGTGGAATGGTGAAATCTTTCATAATCGAACCTTGCGAATGCACTGGCAAAATGTCTACATTCTCCTCTCATTGGACATGCATTGCAGTTTGGTTTGCCTTTTGTACAGAAAACCTGCATTAATCTCAGAGAATTTTTTGTTGTCAGACTTAGATTGTTTCTGGTCAGCAAAAAGTAAGTTTGTTCACTCTAAGCACGTATACAGCACACCTTTCCAAATGTGATCATCTGATAATGTAGCTCATACCTGTTCAGTAGATAGTTTAATGAGTTAGCAAATACGAAGTGAGTTAGCAAATACGAAGCTCTGATAAGAAATTTGTTTTGCTTTTGGGAATAAATGCATTTGCTTGAGTCAAGTAATAAAGTGAAGTGGTTCTTTACAATGTTCTTTGATCCAGCTTGCACAGTCGGGGCCATAGATATTTCTGGATGGATTCCAGGATGGGGTACCTAAGTAGACGGAACAAATTCAGCAGATTTCTTGTCAAGTATTTTGTTTCTTTCTGAATTTTCTGCTTGATAATTCATAGTACTTACAGCTCTAGGAGATGCAATTGAAGGGACTCTGGCAGCGGCTGAAGGGGGACCCATCCCAATCTTACTGCTATTCGTCCAACATTTGTGTCAACCTGTCAAGCAAGTATAGAAGTTAAATTTTGCATTTTCTGCCATGGTTTATTTACCCAAGTGATTAACTTACTGGGAAAGCGAGATGGTGAAGTGTCAGAAGCCGAACACACTCAACACTTTTTAGCCCCAGTCCTCTTATACTTAGCAGGTACTCTCTGCAACAAGGTTACAAATTCTTAAGGAGCTTTCTGTTTCGCTAAAAGCATATAAAATGTTGAGAAGTAATGTTCTTTTTAGATATACATGCAACATACTAATACGATATATATCAAAAATGGTCTTCTAAATGCATTTAAGTATTCTTTTGGTTCCTTCGGCTTACTTTGCTTTGTCTGGTGGAACATCTCTCAACCACTCCAGGTCAATGCTTCCATGATCTCTAACCAGTCTGTTGAGGAAATCCTGTGTGGAACTTACTTACAGTTAGCGGTTATGCAGTAAGATTTGTGGTGAATTTGATAACTTGACCTTACATTGTTATACTTTTACCTTTATTCGTTGAGCAAGCACATTATTCATCCCACGTTCCTTTATTGTCTCAGCAATCTCATGAACTTCTGCACATCTCACTGCTTCCCAGTCTAGTGAGTCCATGGTTTTCTctgttttttctctttttcttccaTTTACTTCTGTCTGTTTTCTTAAGCTATCCCAGTCAAAATCATCTTTTTTCTCTTTCTTGACCTTTCTGCCTTCTGATTTTAATTCCCCAACCATTGAATTGAGCTCCTTATTAGATGAAGAGTCATGTGTATACAAGTTTGACTCTTGCATTTTCTGTTGTGGGGTTCTTTGATTATCAAATGCAGTAGAGCTTTCTGTAATGTCCAAGGTTTCTTCCGAATGTTTACTTACATGCCTCAACATTTCTTTGTTTTGTGCCTCAGCTGGTGATTCAACAAGATTTATAGTGTCTTGAAGCAGCCCCTTTGGACAGTGGGAAACTGTCATCTCAACTGGTATAGTGTTGGTGcttgattgaaaattttcaaaggaaGATTGTTGGGTCACCTGTACAGACCTGGTTTTGTCATTTTGATCCATTGATTGAGATGCAGATTCTTGTGTTAATGGACTTAGTCTTTTTATCATGTTTTCATCTATCGTCTTGGAAGCCTCAGACACTCTTGTTTCTTCTTTTAACGTCTCAAACTGTCCAGTTTCTCTTACTTCTGAGTTTAGAGTAAGATATGGATGGTAATTAGCTGATGGCATAAGGTCTTCCCTTGTGAAGCTTTTAGGACCATTTGAGTTGTCACAGTTTTCTCTTTGGTGATTCTGGAATTGGCTTGTTCTGACATTTGAGTTCTCATTAGGAGACATATTCTGATGACTCTGAACTTCATGCAGCCTGGCAGATCCAACCATCTGTAAAAGTTGTACAAAAGAAGTAGATCCATTCAAGATGTTAAAAATAGGCCCCTTAGTATGATCAGCCCCTTCTGAGTTGCCCTCTGAACATGATCCTGTTCTTTCAGCAGTTTGAACCAATGAAAAGTCCCCAGAATTCTCAGATGAAACCACAGAATTTTGAGATGAGAGGACATCATTAGTCTCTTCGTCTCCTTTGAAACATTCAGTTTTTCCCCTGATTGTTTCCATGTTCGGTCTGTTTGCTGTGGAGTCACAATATGTACTCAAACCACTTCCTGAAGAGTTCAACAAGTTGCACTTCGGTTCATTTAGTGAGCTTACAGTGGCAGTACTACTTCCAGAGAGTTCTTCGCTGTTGGCAACCTCTTTTTCTTCAGAGTCTTGATACCCATCAACAGTCATTGAACTTTGGTCACCAACTGGTTGAATAGCAGTCTTTGCATCCCACTTTATACTTTCTTCTGGCTCCAAGACATAGAACTCTGCTCCATTAACTAAGCTTGTTCCCTCTTGATGATACAACTTGTCCTTGCTTTTTGATTTGATAGGAAAACGAGCAGCAAGAGACATGAATGCAGAACTGGCAAAGGGTGAACAGAAATTAAAATATTTCCTTTTAACTGTTTGGGTCATTAAATATTCTAGGACCTTTAGCTTACCTAGAAAGATGGTCAGAGACATTCTGAGTAAGAAATACTCCAATCACAGAGTCCAGGACTGATCCTTTCCATGGAGAGAAGCGCCTATCCCCTGTAAAAATAGTAAGGTACTCTCATGAAGGAAGCAAAGATGATAGTTCAAAAAGGTGACAAAGCATTTTAAATTCTAATATATGAACATGAAGTAAGTTAACTGAGTTAAATGTCATGGAAGATTTCATTACACTTTGCTTTTATGCTGAAATAGTTTTTGCAATTCATGTTCTCTAAAGATAAATTTCCTTCTTTTTATTCTTAATTCCCTTTTTCTGATCACCTCTCTGTATTGGGTAGAATCCTTCTCTTCCCTTTTATATAGGCATTCATAGGTGGGATGGAAAGGTTAAATAGTATCTTTTATAGCAACAATGTTAACTGGAATCTCATTTCAATGCATGATAGAACACATTCATTGAAATAATCTTTTTAATTAAAGGTTTAGCAAATGCTTGTAAAATAATTCCTCTAGAGTGTTATTAAGGAAAATATTAGAAAATTAAGTTACCTTGTACAAGGTGCATGCGTGCAATAAATGAGTCTGCACGTCCACTGAATACTCTCCTTTCTTCCTCCCACCATTTTGCCTTCTCTTCATCAGTTCCATCAATACCTTCACTATTTATATTTTCTAAGAGGAGCTTCCAAACCCTATTTGTTTCTTCATCCAGGTCAACCTTGGGTCGTGGGCGTCGCTTTCTGGTAGGCACAAAGGGTACAATGGTTCCATCTCTGTAAACAACAAGTGCATTGTGCTCTTGGTATATCATATTATAAGGGACGAGTACATTCTGCTCTTGACATGCAATAGCGCTACCTTCCCTATTGATGTCTAACTGGTTGAACTGTTCAAGAAGTGCATCAACAGAAAAAAATTGTTTCCATATTTCTTCTGGAGAGGCACCTGCATCAGGTTGATTATATTAGTTAAAAGGCTTGGCAGATTGGGGAAGATTACTCAAAAGATTTAAAGGGTGCTTGAAGAGATGAAGTTAGTACTTACGTAAAAGTTTCTTGTGCATTTGGGCTTCATTTGTACTAGAGCATGCTGAACTTACAAGGCAGTTTCTcttctttgtttgctttgtttTTGCCAGTTTTGCCTGCATCTCTGTGACAAGGGCTTCCATGCTTGTCTGAGGTCTGTCTGTGTTCCCGACTTTCCGCATGTCATAATCAACAGGTGGCTGACTGCTGCAGTATTCTGGGTGCCTTTTACATTGTGCAATTCCATTCAGTGAAGCCAAATCTTGAATCCCTGTGGTTTCTCTGGTTCTCTTTTTCTTTGAACTCTCTGTTTGATTTGAAGCCATGATGTAATTAAAAGTTTGCATTTTATTCAGAGAAAATTTTCTCCCTGCTTCATGTTCTGTTGAAACTCCACTAGAAATGAGTTGATGGGGATTTACTTCCATCTTATCTGCCAGACATGCTTCTGCAGGAACAAGACTTCTTGCAGCTGTGATTGATGAAGATGCACTGGATGTGGCAGAATTTTGCCCTTTACCAGTTCTCTTTCTCCTGTGAATATGTGGAAATTCCATCCCTAGAATCATCTGGTATGCACAGAAATTGTTATAGTGACTCCCATAAGAATTTACAATTCTGGTATCTTCTTGTTGAGTTGCTGCTGACTTGTTTGCTTGTCCTCCCTCCAGTAGCGAGCTGGTTCTGTACTTGGAGTCAATCAGACTTCTTGCTAGTAATTGAGCATCGGAGTCCAATGGGGTGTGTTCATTTCTTTTTAGTCCATCATGGCCAGTGGCTTTATCTTTTCCTCTCCTATTACTGAGCTTCTGGGGATGAGTATTTTGTCTTCTATGGGAGGGATTGTTCTTGGTTGGAACTGGTGTGCCTGGAGCTTGATCTTCAGGCAGAGATAAATCATCTTTCAGCTTTTCCTTTACAGATTGTTTTAGTTCAAAGGCAATCCCTGTCTGTGTCTTTTCTGCGTCCACTTCAATTATGCCACAAAGCTGAACCATAGACTTCGATTGACTTCCTTCTTTCCCCAGGTTTTCTGTCCCTGGACTAGAATTTAAATTGCAGGCTGGCTTGCATGCAGAGCTTTCTTCTCTTTCTTGTCCTTCTGTGTCAAAATCTAATGCCCTCCTGCATGGTTTCTTATTATGCTCGAGTGTTTCTGGATGAGTGGCCCCCTTTCCACCTTCTTCTTGTGTGGGAATTGTTGAGTCTTTGTTGAGTCCCTTTCTTCGCACATACTTCCTCTTACCTGTTGATTTCTCTGCATTCGCTACTCCTGGAAGGATTGATGTGCCGTTTTTCACTGTACTCTTTCGTACATATTTCCTCTTACCAGTCGGGGTTTCTTGAGAACCATCAGGCTTTGGAGTTGCTGGCTTTCTGGGCCTTCTAGGTTTGCCCTCAGTAACTACCTTGGGCCTGTGCTTTCTCTTCCTCTGTTTCTGCTGTGGTGTTGTTATTTCTAGTTCAGCAAGATGGCTGCCTCCATTATCAGAGTTCTGATTTTCCTTGCTCGGTGTAGCAGTCAAGGATGACTCTAAAACAGGCATTTGGAGCCCCTTACTGCATTGAACTACATTCACATCAAGTCTAGCAGGAACCAGTTCATTTGCTTGCTCATCTTGTTTTTCTGTTATGTTCACAATGTATAATTTTCCTATTTCTGGAACCTCTTTCATTTCTGCTGTTCTGGCCTTGTCCGGAGTGATAGGGGCAAAGTCAGATATGCTAGTTTGAGAGAATGCTTCGCTTGGTCCAGCAGGCAGATTGAAGTCGTAATCATATGGATTCTGTGGAGGAATGACATCTGTAAACAATGTAAGTTTAACCTCATTCATGTGAGAGCACTACAAAATTTAGAACTTTCAACATTTAATGATATGTGGAGGAATGACATCTGTAAACAATGTAAGTTTAACCTCATTAATGTGAGAGCACTACAAAATTTAGAACTTTCAACATTTAATGATAAAGAAGACATATAGTGGAGAAATCCCCAGGATGAAAATCGTTGTCTGATTTGTTGCAGGACTTGTGTGCATTCCCCATTTTTAGTTTTCAAGTAACTTATTGAGATGAAAATTTTGTATACACTGTTGCATAGGAGATGATTATAAATAAAACCAGTtctggaaaaaggaaaagaggaaATAATGTTTCCAATGCCATTCATCTTTACTAGAGGTTtcattgtttttaatttttatctcaatttcataatGTGTCTTTAATACTAATTTTAACTCTCTCACAACATATTGACAACTAGGTGCTGTAATTCAAATATAAATAGCATACTAAGTTTGATTCTTACTTTGATTTTTTCTTGGCGTGCAGTTGCCAGCAATCCGTATGTTTCGTTGAGTTGATAAATTTACATGCACAGGAAAGAGCCCAGAAGGTCCACATCCAGAATGATTATTAATTCCCACCGATGCTGCACTTGTAGATGCAGCTGAGACTGCAGTTGCAATAGCTGATAGATCTACAGAAGAAACATTGCCGAGTTCAGCTGGATTCTGTCCGCATGAGAAGCTCTCACTCCAAACTGAAGCTGCCATCAAGTTATTAAAGCTTCCATTTACTTCCGTGCAACTGCCGGAATCGGAGCATGCAACAACTCCTTCAGTTTGAGATTCCTGAGCAAACCCAAATGAGCATCTTTCTGATTCTATACAATTTGCTCCAAATATCTGATTTTCCTGCAACTCAATATGGATCACTGGTCGTTCTTGGCCTTGTTTGCTCATTCTTTTTGCTCCTTGCTCAAAGTTTCAGCTTGATTCCGACTTGCCAGAAGAAGACTAGCCGCTGGTCCTTTAAGCACAATCTTCATATCAAAGGCGAGTGCTTGCCTGAAATTTCCTTTCTGAGGTAATCTTCCTTTACTGTGGACCTCATTTTATCGGACCTATTCTGccgggttttaaaaaaaaatgaaagtaatCAGCATAGCTAAAATAGGCAGTAACATTATTATCCTGTTTGGGGTTTAACCAGTACCTAAAAAACCCAGAATTCCGAATCCTCTAAAAATGCTCCAAAAAACAGCTCTTTAACTGATAGATCTCAAGACAGACCACCCCAGCCTGCCATTTCTTGGCAAACACTGATAATAAACGAGGGAAAAATTTTATAgaataaatattcatttattataCTGGTTATTAAATTTCTGTCTGGTGGATAAAAGATATCAGAAACAGAAACAAAAGAAAATCCGAACAGATTCTTCCTGTAATCTACATTAGATAATTTTTACTTTATATGCTTCTGCCGAATTATATATCAActcataaaataagataaaatccACACAAAAAATCCTCTGAAAATCTAAGAATTACCAGAAAAGTGTCACTGCTGGAGATCTGATTCAATCACTTGAAGCCTAAGGAAATGAGAATAAAGTCGTTCCTTGAAGTGAGAGAAAGTAGGGAAAGATAAACCAAATAGAAAGACCAATTCACCTGCAATCTACAACAATAGGTGAAAAAAAATCCTCAAATGAGGTATTTGTTTGACAGCTGGATGAAAAAAATCCTCTAATGAGTTATTTGATTGACACCTGTCTTAAAAGGACATAAGTAAATTCCAACTCAGTTAAAAATCCActtattttacaaaataaattatattattacgaggttgttttttatatttttatataaaatttatatagaaGTTTTATGATACTATCATTTGGAACTCTTGACTTCATTATTccactaaaattttatttgcttattcataatttttttataaatatatgttttacATATATTGTTAGCTCACAATAACTatgtattttattgttattttagatgaaatatataataaaatataaagtgaaggattcaattatattagtgtatagtaagatattaattttaaaattttacatgtgattaatacatttatattaataatttaataattaaattgtcAGAATATTAATTATaggaaaaatcatgaaagaaGGTAAAACTATTATAATTTTATACCTGTAAAtggattatttttaaatattaaatatttatacctTTTGTCGTGTGTTTTTTTGCAAATTCGCTTATTACAAATTTGAATAGTAGACTTATTATTTAATGCAAGTCTATAACATAGTTGAATATGAATCTTTGGATATTTACAGATCAAAattcattttgattttaattcaaattttatatttattattttatcttttaaaaataaaataaatcttcaactaatttacaaataatataaattcGTAATACATAAAATGTAAGTTAGTTATTAtcataaattttaagtttttaatttaatgtttttgtTTGACCGTTCTCTTAAAGGATATGCATGTCATTTTTCTTCGTGAACGGAATTTTAGTTTTCGCCTCTCGAAGGGCAACAAGACGAGCAACTGTTTTTTTTTATACAATCTAAATTATTGATAcatttttctaatatttttaataataaattaaacatgtttcaacatgttcaaatttatttttttctgcATGATGATAGAAATATTGATCTTAATTAAATTAAGATTTCACAGGCATTGTATGattaacttaattttatttttttagaagaCATCTCAACAACTAATAAAACACTTCCACCCACCCATTGTTTAAGCAAAGCTTCAGTTTACTTTTAaacagaaagaaaagaaaaaccctaatTAGACGACCCTACTACCGAGCAAACCAATTTATTTAGTCTTTGATACCTCCAATTCAAATACAGCAGCCTCAACTTGAGATTGTGAGAATTGGGTCTTTAGTTTTGGTTAGGGATTACGAGCGAGTTTGGGCTTTAGTTTGCTGTGATTTTTGTGCCAATAATAATATATTGCCTCTTATCTAGGTTGGGTCCTCGATAACGACGTCTGTGGTCCCCCCTTGTAGTGCAAAGGTGCACGCTTTAGTAATTGTAGGTTGGTGACGTTTAATGCAATTTACTATACAGTTGTTCTATGATTCTCATCCGGTGGTGGGGAAAGTTCTGAGTGGTAATGATGGCTGTAAAATTCTTTGTTGATAAGATTGATACATGTGCTggttttctttttatatattcaTTCAAAATTTTGCATGAGCCATGCAGAATTTACGTGATTATGAGTGTGATCGATATATTAAGGTTTAATTATATTTTGAGTCCTTGTactttttaatagtttaatatttaattttttagtttCTAACAGGAAGAATTTAGTTTTATTTacctaaattaaaaaatattaattaatgaaATTGTTGAAAAAAATTGAAGTCCAAAATTTCAAAGATTGGGACATTTAAACCATTTATTTGGCTCGTAAGAAAAATTGATTATTGGAGAGTCAAAAGATATCAATTCAAATAAGaatttacttaatttttataaAGTAATAGAGTATTAAGTGGGTATTTagtcttttaaaatttcaatatagtaTATGATAATGCTCTTGATCCATTTATGTCACGTAATTAAAGTAAACAAATTTGATTATACAATAAATAATAGATATTTTTGAGTtcatatttttagttatttttttagAAGTTACCCTTTATTGCTTCTTATTCTCTCTTTTAAAAGTTATACCAATTGTTATcttagttttttattattatctttattttaattatttttaatgtgtaaaataattaaatattttttggtAATTCCAGGGGGAACATTTTTAAATGACTGAATTGTTAACCACTCTTAGATAAGCAGCCCCCTCGGCATTAAGCATTAATAAGTTAATGACTTCATGCGAAGGATCATTATAGATATAGAGTTTATGTAAATAATGTGAACTTTTCTTCGTAATTGCAATTCTGCGAGACCTCTCTCTTTGCAATAAGCATCATATAGTTTCGATAAAACAGAAATAGGGATGCAAATTATTCATATTCCGTTGGTAATTACAACCACGAGGTTGTCCAATCTGTTTTAATCTCTAACTTCCTGGTATGCTTGCTCCATGTAACCGGAACACCATAGATCCCACATAACTCCACTAAATTGATGTTACAATCTCTACAAGGTCTGTGAAACGAAAAACTCAGACGCTATTGCAATTTTGGAAGACTTTTCTTCCACTAGCTAATGCCTTATTTTGATCCCAGCTTCCGTAAATATGCACCTTCTACCTCCCTCCATATCTTGACTCATCAAAATCGAACTACATAATCAATTGATCTCATGTTTTGTTCTTCCATACTTATGCCTAGTAGCTGTAACTACTCTTCATAATTGCTCATATTATCTTACAATAATCAATTATTTTCTTCGAATTGGTATTAGGTACTAACACTTGGCGTTGTAAGCAGTGCCTTTAGCGTTGATTCTTTCTTGAAATTAAAAGTTCATTTTCTTTTGTCCTCTAATGTTTATGGCTCTAACTATACTTACTAGAAGGCTAGAATGACGACATTCATCAAGCCTATGGATGAAAAGGCCTAGCGAGTTgttcttaccagtaaagagaacCTTGCAATTGAAACCTTTAAAAGAAAACCTAAGGCAGAACTTACGTGGACCATTAAGGAGGAAACGTTAGCAAATGCAATTTAAAAGCAATGAATGCAATATTCTATAGAGTAGATGGCCAAGAGTTTAAAAGGTTATCTAGATGCGCCATTGCAAAAGAAAGCTTGGGATGCACTACACCAAAATAGGGTTTTATCGGCGTTTGAAAAGAAAACCCCACAAAAAATCGAATAGATCGAGTATTAGCGGCGTTTCTAGCCGCTAAAGATCAagaattagcggcgtttttaagaaagcgccgctaaaagattCAAGAGAACCCTTCTGAGCTTCAGTGGCATTAGCGGCGCTACcaaaaaacgccgcaatagaTCCAACATTAGCGACGTTTTTAAGAAAGCGCTGCTATAGGTCGAtgtatagcggcgtttttatgaAACGgaaccttaaacccttaaaccctaataCCTAAACTCTAAACCTTAAACTTTAACCCTTAACCCTTTAAATCAGTAACCTTTTAAATCTCAAACCCTAAATCTATAGTCGTAATTCATAAactataaaccttaaaccctaaatattAAACCTTGGATcccaaaccataaaccctaaattaTAAATAGTATTAAacccttaaaccttaaatatagattcgtaaatcataaaaatgtaaaTTAACCTAAATCACTAGACCTTAAATTATAAAACGTCTTAAAACTataaaccctaaatcttaaacCATAAAACCTTAAACTATAGACAAGACTAAACCTTTAAATACTACTTAAATACTAAATCCTAAACGTAAGAATAAATTTCATATGGATAAACattgatatatatattaatgtgAAAGAACGACACAAACATATAAAAATGGGAAACCACATTCCAATCTCTATtctctaaattttcaaattttatattatcatgtaatgttttaataaaaagttaataatattataaaaatatagactaaatgatattaaaaattaaagtatatgcaaataaatcaaatttaaatatattagagaccaaattaaaatttaaccatgtattaaatagtaaataataataataataataaaagagaaaaaaaaggatATTGCATACTTAGTGGCGTTTTAGAACAAAACGCCGCAAACATGTATTAATACTTTAAACTATGTCGTTTTGAAGCTTTGTTATTAGTGGCGCTTCTAGAAACGCCACAAAACATCTATTAAGAGAATGTAAAACGGCATCGTTTGCATCCTTCTTATTAGTGGCGCTTCTATAAACGCCGCAAAAGATGTGATTTATCGGCGTTTTTGCTAAAAAACGGCACAAACATCCATTTGTATAatgcaaaacggcgtcgtttgttACCAAGTTATTAGTGGCGCTTCTTCGAAAAACGCCACAAAATATGTAAAGAGATTTCAAAACGTCAACGTTTTATAGCCTTTTATTAGTGGCGCTTT contains these protein-coding regions:
- the LOC108473286 gene encoding transcriptional activator DEMETER isoform X2: MNEVKLTLFTDVIPPQNPYDYDFNLPAGPSEAFSQTSISDFAPITPDKARTAEMKEVPEIGKLYIVNITEKQDEQANELVPARLDVNVVQCSKGLQMPVLESSLTATPSKENQNSDNGGSHLAELEITTPQQKQRKRKHRPKVVTEGKPRRPRKPATPKPDGSQETPTGKRKYVRKSTVKNGTSILPGVANAEKSTGKRKYVRRKGLNKDSTIPTQEEGGKGATHPETLEHNKKPCRRALDFDTEGQEREESSACKPACNLNSSPGTENLGKEGSQSKSMVQLCGIIEVDAEKTQTGIAFELKQSVKEKLKDDLSLPEDQAPGTPVPTKNNPSHRRQNTHPQKLSNRRGKDKATGHDGLKRNEHTPLDSDAQLLARSLIDSKYRTSSLLEGGQANKSAATQQEDTRIVNSYGSHYNNFCAYQMILGMEFPHIHRRKRTGKGQNSATSSASSSITAARSLVPAEACLADKMEVNPHQLISSGVSTEHEAGRKFSLNKMQTFNYIMASNQTESSKKKRTRETTGIQDLASLNGIAQCKRHPEYCSSQPPVDYDMRKVGNTDRPQTSMEALVTEMQAKLAKTKQTKKRNCLVSSACSSTNEAQMHKKLLRASPEEIWKQFFSVDALLEQFNQLDINREGSAIACQEQNVLVPYNMIYQEHNALVVYRDGTIVPFVPTRKRRPRPKVDLDEETNRVWKLLLENINSEGIDGTDEEKAKWWEEERRVFSGRADSFIARMHLVQGDRRFSPWKGSVLDSVIGVFLTQNVSDHLSSSAFMSLAARFPIKSKSKDKLYHQEGTSLVNGAEFYVLEPEESIKWDAKTAIQPVGDQSSMTVDGYQDSEEKEVANSEELSGSSTATVSSLNEPKCNLLNSSGSGLSTYCDSTANRPNMETIRGKTECFKGDEETNDVLSSQNSVVSSENSGDFSLVQTAERTGSCSEGNSEGADHTKGPIFNILNGSTSFVQLLQMVGSARLHEVQSHQNMSPNENSNVRTSQFQNHQRENCDNSNGPKSFTREDLMPSANYHPYLTLNSEVRETGQFETLKEETRVSEASKTIDENMIKRLSPLTQESASQSMDQNDKTRSVQVTQQSSFENFQSSTNTIPVEMTVSHCPKGLLQDTINLVESPAEAQNKEMLRHVSKHSEETLDITESSTAFDNQRTPQQKMQESNLYTHDSSSNKELNSMVGELKSEGRKVKKEKKDDFDWDSLRKQTEVNGRKREKTEKTMDSLDWEAVRCAEVHEIAETIKERGMNNVLAQRIKDFLNRLVRDHGSIDLEWLRDVPPDKAKEYLLSIRGLGLKSVECVRLLTLHHLAFPVDTNVGRIAVRLGWVPLQPLPESLQLHLLELYPILESIQKYLWPRLCKLDQRTLYELHYQMITFGKVFCTKGKPNCNACPMRGECRHFASAFASARLALPGPEEKSIVSATENGTSDRNPAVIIDQLALPLPQPNELSDRNYQSEANQQLQAASTINKCDPIIEEPASPEPECTQVAENDIEDMFSEDPDEIPTIKLNMEEFTQTLQNYMQNNMELQEGDMSKALVALTAEAASIPTPRLKNVNRLRTEHQVYELPDSHPLLNELDKREPDDPCKYLLAIWTPGETANSIQQPERRCNSQEHGKLCDDETCFSCNSIREAESQIVRGTLLIPCRTAMRGSFPLNGTYFQVNEVFADHDSSLNPIAVPREWLWNLPRRMVYFGTSIPSIFKGLTTEGIQHCFWRGYVCVRGFDQKSRAPRPLMARLHFPASRLAKAKGKGAGEDE